One genomic segment of Microcella indica includes these proteins:
- a CDS encoding pyridoxamine 5'-phosphate oxidase family protein has translation MGFGEISELDTEDCWQILSATELGRIAASAGDSIDIFPVNFAVDGHAIVFRTAPGTKLLELAINDRVAFEVDGHDEATAWSVVVKGRAERVERQSDMDAAEELGLTPWIPTLKYRWVRIEPTEVTGRRFARGPEPERF, from the coding sequence ATGGGATTCGGGGAGATCAGCGAGCTCGATACCGAGGACTGCTGGCAGATTCTCAGCGCGACCGAGCTCGGGCGCATCGCCGCGAGCGCGGGCGACTCGATCGACATCTTCCCCGTCAACTTCGCGGTCGACGGTCACGCCATCGTGTTCCGCACCGCTCCCGGCACGAAGCTGCTCGAGCTCGCGATCAACGACCGGGTGGCCTTCGAGGTCGACGGGCACGACGAGGCCACAGCGTGGAGCGTCGTCGTCAAGGGCCGTGCCGAGCGCGTCGAGCGGCAGAGCGACATGGATGCCGCCGAGGAGCTCGGGCTCACGCCGTGGATTCCGACCCTCAAGTACCGCTGGGTGCGCATCGAGCCCACCGAGGTGACGGGCCGACGTTTCGCGCGCGGGCCGGAGCCCGAGCGGTTCTGA
- a CDS encoding anti-sigma factor, which produces MRHLDPETAALLALGEQSTSASERAHLEACAACRHEVAELQETVTVARSSLGEAELQEPPARVWQGIQRELGLSAEVAPSASPPVLSLADARERRSSRARRVVAPLIGVAAAAALIVGAVLTWNAASPRLGEQLLASAELEALPQWTDSTGSAELAQTASGERVLRVSLETSATGDGVREVWLLTEAVDGLISLGLLEGSEGEFVVPDSVDLERFSIVDVSLEPLDGDPTHSGDSIVRGPLGA; this is translated from the coding sequence ATGAGGCATCTTGACCCGGAGACCGCGGCCCTGCTCGCGCTCGGCGAGCAGTCCACGAGCGCGTCCGAGCGCGCCCACCTAGAGGCGTGCGCCGCGTGCCGCCACGAGGTCGCCGAGCTCCAGGAGACCGTCACGGTGGCTCGCTCGTCCCTCGGTGAGGCAGAGCTGCAGGAGCCGCCCGCGCGTGTGTGGCAGGGCATCCAGCGCGAACTGGGCCTGTCTGCCGAGGTCGCTCCCTCTGCGTCGCCGCCCGTGCTGTCGCTCGCCGATGCGCGCGAGCGCCGCTCGTCGCGCGCACGCCGCGTCGTCGCCCCACTCATCGGCGTCGCCGCGGCCGCCGCGCTCATCGTCGGTGCCGTGCTCACCTGGAACGCCGCGTCACCGCGCCTCGGCGAGCAGCTGCTCGCGAGCGCTGAGCTCGAGGCCCTGCCCCAGTGGACCGATTCGACGGGGTCGGCCGAGCTCGCGCAGACCGCGTCGGGGGAGCGCGTTCTGCGTGTCTCCCTCGAGACCAGCGCGACAGGCGACGGGGTGCGCGAGGTCTGGTTGCTCACGGAAGCGGTCGACGGGCTCATCAGCCTCGGGCTCCTCGAAGGCAGTGAGGGCGAGTTCGTCGTACCCGACTCGGTCGATCTCGAGCGCTTCTCGATCGTCGACGTCAGCCTGGAGCCGCTCGACGGCGACCCGACGCACTCGGGCGATTCGATCGTGCGCGGCCCTCTCGGCGCCTGA
- a CDS encoding RNA polymerase sigma factor → MTAAQATMARTSEPAPTRQDDQRRYTAVTTTDEAAVELARRFAAGDEKALAEMYSRWASLVYSLGVRSLGDATDAEDVTQKVFVAAWQGRHRYDPDRSALGAWLVGITRHTIADMHASRGRERTITAEVTAITREEVAPASDDDLADRLLIADEMAKLEPTARAVVHLAFFDDLTHTQIAERLQMPIGTVKSHIRRSLVRLRGRLEVSHEAS, encoded by the coding sequence ATGACAGCCGCGCAGGCTACGATGGCCCGCACGAGCGAGCCGGCCCCGACCCGGCAGGACGACCAGAGGCGGTACACCGCGGTGACGACGACGGACGAGGCCGCAGTCGAACTCGCCCGACGCTTCGCGGCCGGCGATGAGAAGGCGCTCGCCGAGATGTACTCGCGCTGGGCATCCCTCGTGTACTCGCTCGGGGTGCGGTCGCTCGGCGACGCGACGGATGCCGAGGACGTCACGCAGAAGGTCTTCGTGGCCGCGTGGCAGGGGCGGCATCGCTACGACCCCGATCGTTCGGCCCTCGGGGCCTGGCTCGTCGGCATCACGCGGCACACGATCGCCGACATGCACGCGTCACGAGGCCGGGAGCGCACCATCACGGCCGAGGTCACCGCCATCACGCGCGAGGAGGTCGCACCGGCGTCGGACGACGACCTCGCCGACCGTCTCCTCATCGCGGACGAGATGGCGAAGCTCGAACCGACGGCGCGAGCCGTCGTGCATCTGGCGTTCTTCGACGATCTGACCCACACGCAGATCGCCGAACGGCTGCAGATGCCGATCGGAACGGTGAAATCGCACATCAGACGCAGTCTGGTGAGACTGAGAGGACGACTGGAGGTGAGCCATGAGGCATCTTGA
- a CDS encoding class F sortase translates to MSRSRGLAQTIGFTMASLLLLSGCSALGSSEVRERGVSARETTIVLTDVETVSTLELLQQKTTPPARVRMPDLGIDMRVEAHGIESDGTMSLPDSPFVAGWYAYGSAPDSRMGATVIAAHVDSLPEGVGPFAGLRESREGMAISVTDDAGTVHDYRVVSVERIDKDEVPLDRVFTATGDPHLVLVTCGGEYDWRGAGQYLDNYIVTAERVS, encoded by the coding sequence ATGAGCCGAAGCAGGGGGCTGGCCCAGACGATCGGGTTCACCATGGCCAGCCTTCTGCTTCTCTCCGGATGCTCCGCTCTCGGATCCTCAGAAGTCCGGGAGCGGGGCGTCTCCGCGCGCGAGACCACGATCGTGCTCACCGACGTCGAGACCGTGTCCACCCTGGAGCTCCTGCAGCAGAAGACGACTCCGCCGGCGCGAGTGCGGATGCCCGACCTCGGCATCGACATGCGCGTTGAGGCCCACGGCATCGAGAGCGATGGCACCATGTCGCTCCCCGACAGTCCGTTCGTCGCCGGGTGGTACGCCTACGGGTCCGCACCCGACAGCCGCATGGGCGCGACCGTGATTGCGGCGCACGTCGACTCCCTGCCCGAGGGAGTCGGGCCGTTCGCAGGTCTCCGCGAGTCCCGAGAGGGAATGGCAATCTCGGTGACGGACGATGCCGGCACGGTCCACGATTACCGCGTCGTCTCGGTCGAGCGCATCGACAAGGACGAGGTTCCCCTCGACCGCGTGTTCACCGCGACGGGCGATCCGCACCTGGTGCTCGTCACCTGCGGCGGCGAGTACGACTGGCGGGGGGCGGGGCAGTACCTCGACAACTACATCGTGACGGCGGAGCGGGTCTCATGA
- a CDS encoding DUF4397 domain-containing protein codes for MRNRILAGLGAATLATVGLAAPANAVTDDTADVYIVHAFPGATVDITIASGAITLDDVGPGVAAGPGLASPNVGVDALGGLAPGDYNVVITNTADDSELFNDDLTLAAGTSYTVVAHPTEPAGDFTVSVFENQLTTSEAGNGLITVRHTANVGAVNIFSDGTELAGPLANPDEAVLDVAAATYPAVTAGPEGATDAIDLGDVVLPAGTNILVHAFGPDSDAFSAVVFTIGGLTTPDGVPAGNAGLVDEGAGAGFGWAAGGAALLLMVLVAAGILVRRQTVSAQR; via the coding sequence ATGCGCAATCGAATTCTCGCTGGCCTGGGTGCAGCCACCCTCGCCACCGTCGGCCTTGCGGCCCCGGCGAACGCCGTGACCGATGACACGGCCGACGTGTACATCGTCCACGCCTTCCCGGGCGCGACGGTCGACATCACCATCGCCTCGGGCGCCATCACGCTCGACGACGTCGGCCCCGGCGTCGCGGCAGGCCCCGGTCTCGCGAGCCCCAACGTGGGCGTCGACGCCCTCGGCGGCCTCGCACCGGGCGACTACAACGTCGTGATCACGAACACCGCCGACGACTCGGAGCTGTTCAACGACGACCTCACCCTCGCCGCCGGCACGTCGTACACCGTTGTGGCGCACCCGACCGAGCCTGCCGGTGACTTCACCGTGTCGGTCTTCGAGAACCAGCTGACGACGAGCGAGGCCGGCAACGGTCTCATCACCGTCCGCCACACGGCAAACGTCGGCGCGGTGAACATCTTCTCCGACGGCACCGAGCTCGCCGGCCCGCTCGCGAACCCCGACGAGGCTGTCCTCGACGTCGCCGCAGCCACCTACCCGGCTGTCACCGCTGGCCCCGAGGGTGCGACCGACGCTATCGATCTCGGTGACGTCGTCCTCCCTGCCGGCACGAACATCCTCGTGCACGCCTTCGGACCCGACAGCGACGCCTTCTCGGCCGTCGTGTTCACCATCGGTGGTCTCACGACCCCCGACGGCGTTCCCGCCGGTAACGCGGGTCTCGTCGACGAGGGCGCCGGTGCCGGCTTCGGCTGGGCCGCTGGTGGAGCCGCGCTCCTCCTGATGGTCCTCGTCGCCGCGGGCATCCTCGTGCGTCGCCAGACCGTGTCGGCCCAGCGCTAA
- a CDS encoding zinc ribbon domain-containing protein: MDTCIACASPLRDGARFCTRCGTAVAPRPEIEFVEDAPPPPVLEVAAAPSMPASPAAPASAAPPASPVTAASPVTAASPAAPAPAVSSLAARETAIPARIPAPVPAAAPLSRAAVGSLLAGVAPLLVSVGGNALASRFGVQAVEAINAGRPEGAWAPFLTTLTLLFLANAVLLALCGVLGRRGLRQTRSGAMTGRPFAVAGLATGAVNLVLWIVGLGVTLVRYSAILT, encoded by the coding sequence ATGGATACGTGCATCGCCTGCGCGAGCCCCCTGCGCGACGGCGCGCGGTTCTGCACGCGTTGCGGCACGGCTGTCGCCCCGCGCCCCGAGATCGAGTTCGTCGAGGATGCGCCCCCTCCTCCCGTGCTCGAGGTTGCGGCGGCGCCGAGCATGCCGGCGAGCCCTGCCGCCCCGGCGAGTGCTGCGCCGCCCGCGAGCCCCGTCACTGCCGCGAGCCCTGTCACTGCCGCGAGCCCTGCCGCGCCGGCGCCCGCCGTCTCCTCGCTCGCGGCACGCGAGACGGCGATTCCCGCGCGCATACCGGCTCCCGTGCCCGCTGCCGCCCCCCTCAGCCGGGCAGCCGTCGGCTCGCTCCTCGCGGGCGTGGCGCCGCTCCTCGTCTCCGTCGGGGGCAATGCGCTCGCCTCCCGGTTCGGCGTCCAGGCGGTGGAGGCGATCAACGCGGGGCGGCCCGAGGGCGCGTGGGCGCCGTTCCTCACCACGCTGACCCTGCTCTTCCTCGCCAACGCCGTGCTGCTCGCGCTGTGCGGTGTGCTCGGGCGTCGTGGTCTGCGTCAGACCCGGAGCGGTGCAATGACGGGTCGCCCCTTCGCGGTCGCGGGTCTCGCGACGGGAGCCGTGAACCTCGTGCTGTGGATCGTGGGTCTGGGCGTCACCCTCGTGCGGTACTCCGCGATCCTCACCTGA
- a CDS encoding PrsW family intramembrane metalloprotease has translation MTESRRLPDYTATGQGRAPAPEVSRAPESVRTEAASVAQPGFAVAPRRTNPFLVVLAVLGFIALALVLLVVLAYLIIALGTAGAVVGGLLALVPLAIVLLGIRWIDRWEPEPRTALAFAFLWGAGASVLIALAVDAEIQNAVAAVGGPGPGFDFFGAAVQAPIVEEVGKGLGVLILFWAVRRHFDGPVDGIVYAACVGGGFAFTENILYFGQSLLDGSTAMTVETFVVRGLMSPFAHVMFSACLGAALGVAARRTGAFGVLGYFVLGLIPAVLLHAFWNGALFFVGDFYGYYLLVQVPLFLIGVGIVVMLRGQEKRLTEERLAEYAAVGWLHPQEVAMIASSAGRRQAKAWAQRHGVAALMAAFIRDATRLAYARQRILGDRDAIGARADEAALLAALARSRHALREGGTAPTRGA, from the coding sequence ATGACCGAGTCTCGTCGACTGCCCGACTACACCGCGACCGGGCAGGGGCGAGCGCCCGCCCCCGAGGTCTCGCGCGCACCCGAGTCGGTGCGAACGGAGGCGGCGAGCGTCGCGCAGCCCGGCTTCGCCGTCGCCCCGCGGCGTACGAATCCGTTCCTGGTCGTGCTCGCTGTTCTCGGGTTCATCGCACTCGCTCTCGTGCTGCTGGTCGTGCTCGCCTACCTGATCATCGCGCTCGGCACAGCGGGCGCGGTCGTCGGCGGTCTGCTCGCGCTCGTGCCGCTCGCCATCGTCCTGCTCGGCATCCGGTGGATCGACCGTTGGGAGCCGGAGCCGCGCACTGCGCTCGCCTTCGCCTTCCTGTGGGGCGCGGGAGCCAGCGTGCTCATCGCTCTCGCCGTCGACGCAGAGATTCAGAACGCGGTCGCGGCGGTCGGCGGCCCCGGGCCCGGCTTCGACTTCTTCGGCGCCGCCGTGCAGGCACCCATCGTCGAGGAGGTCGGCAAGGGCCTCGGCGTGCTCATCCTCTTCTGGGCGGTGCGGCGGCACTTCGACGGGCCTGTCGACGGCATCGTGTACGCGGCGTGCGTGGGCGGCGGGTTCGCCTTCACCGAGAACATCCTCTACTTCGGGCAGTCGCTCCTCGACGGCTCGACCGCGATGACCGTGGAGACCTTCGTCGTGCGCGGGCTCATGTCACCGTTCGCGCACGTCATGTTCTCAGCGTGCCTCGGTGCCGCCCTCGGCGTCGCCGCACGGCGCACGGGCGCGTTCGGGGTGCTCGGGTACTTCGTGCTCGGCCTCATCCCGGCCGTGCTCCTGCACGCCTTCTGGAACGGCGCCCTGTTCTTCGTCGGCGACTTCTACGGCTACTACCTCCTCGTGCAGGTGCCGCTCTTCCTCATCGGGGTCGGCATCGTCGTCATGCTGCGCGGGCAGGAGAAGCGGCTCACCGAGGAGCGGCTCGCCGAGTACGCCGCGGTCGGTTGGCTGCACCCGCAGGAGGTGGCGATGATCGCGAGCTCCGCGGGGCGTCGGCAGGCGAAGGCGTGGGCGCAGCGGCATGGGGTGGCGGCGCTCATGGCGGCGTTCATCCGCGACGCGACGCGCTTGGCCTACGCGCGGCAGCGCATCCTCGGCGACCGCGATGCGATCGGGGCTCGAGCCGATGAAGCGGCGCTCCTCGCAGCTCTCGCGCGCTCGCGCCACGCGCTGCGCGAGGGCGGCACGGCGCCGACTCGCGGGGCCTGA
- a CDS encoding AlkA N-terminal domain-containing protein — protein MPSLDHDRCYRVLAARDARFDGQFIAGVHSTGIYCRPSCPAMTPREHNVRFYPTAAAAHEAGLRACKRCQPDATPGNPQWNLRDDLVGRAMRLILDGVIERDGVPGLAAHLGYSPRHLTRVMTAELGAGPLALARAHRAETARTLLAGTDLPAAQVAFASGFRSIRQFNDTVREVYDLTPSALRSLARRESRPATEAGDGTGTTVTLRLAARAPFDGTGALSYLADHAVPGVERVTDDGIERWVRLPGGLAHVHVRLDVERPGVRCTATLASLQDVGPLTARVRRWFDLDADATAIDESLARDALLAPLVAAVPGIRLPGGLDPAETLLRTMVGQQISLAAARTVLGRIAAEVAALDGHPAADGALLPFPTAAQLAEHGAHVLRGPAPRVRSVIAVSQALTTGDLVLDVGLSASELRARLLAQPGIGPWTADYVTMRVLGAPDILLASDLVLLAALRRRGLAATPSEAAALGERWAPWRSYATLHLWRAR, from the coding sequence GTGCCCTCCCTCGACCACGACCGCTGCTATCGAGTTCTCGCCGCGCGCGACGCACGATTCGACGGGCAGTTCATCGCCGGTGTGCACTCGACGGGAATCTACTGCCGGCCCAGCTGCCCCGCGATGACGCCTCGTGAGCACAACGTGCGCTTCTACCCGACGGCGGCCGCTGCGCACGAGGCCGGTCTGCGGGCCTGCAAGCGCTGCCAGCCCGACGCGACCCCCGGCAACCCGCAGTGGAACCTGCGCGACGATCTCGTGGGGCGCGCGATGCGGCTCATCCTCGACGGCGTGATCGAGCGTGATGGCGTCCCAGGCCTCGCCGCGCACCTCGGCTACAGCCCGCGCCATCTCACGCGCGTCATGACGGCGGAGCTCGGCGCCGGCCCGCTCGCTCTCGCCCGCGCGCACCGCGCCGAGACGGCCCGCACGCTGCTCGCCGGCACCGATCTGCCCGCCGCCCAGGTGGCGTTCGCGAGCGGGTTCCGCAGCATCCGGCAGTTCAACGACACCGTGCGGGAGGTCTACGACCTGACCCCGAGCGCGCTGCGCTCCCTCGCACGCCGGGAGTCCCGCCCCGCGACAGAGGCGGGTGACGGCACCGGCACGACCGTCACGCTGCGCCTCGCCGCTCGCGCACCCTTCGACGGCACTGGTGCTCTGAGCTACCTCGCCGACCACGCGGTGCCGGGGGTCGAGCGGGTCACCGACGACGGCATCGAGCGCTGGGTGCGCCTGCCCGGCGGTCTCGCCCACGTGCACGTGCGTCTCGACGTCGAGCGCCCCGGCGTGCGCTGCACGGCGACGCTCGCTTCGCTCCAGGATGTCGGGCCGCTCACCGCGCGCGTGCGCCGCTGGTTCGATCTGGACGCCGACGCGACCGCGATCGACGAGTCTCTGGCTCGGGATGCCCTGCTCGCGCCCCTCGTCGCCGCCGTGCCGGGCATCCGTCTCCCGGGAGGGCTCGACCCTGCCGAGACCCTGCTGCGCACGATGGTCGGCCAGCAGATCTCCCTCGCCGCCGCGCGCACGGTGCTCGGGCGGATCGCCGCCGAGGTCGCCGCGCTCGACGGCCATCCCGCCGCCGATGGCGCACTGCTGCCCTTCCCGACGGCCGCGCAGCTCGCCGAGCACGGCGCCCACGTGCTGCGCGGCCCAGCACCGCGCGTGCGGTCGGTCATCGCCGTGAGCCAGGCGCTCACGACGGGCGATCTCGTGCTCGACGTCGGGCTCTCCGCGAGCGAGCTGCGCGCACGGCTGCTCGCGCAGCCCGGCATCGGGCCGTGGACGGCCGACTACGTGACCATGCGCGTGCTGGGCGCGCCGGACATCCTGCTCGCGAGCGATCTCGTGCTGCTCGCCGCGCTGCGCCGACGCGGGCTCGCGGCCACGCCGAGCGAGGCCGCGGCGCTCGGCGAGCGCTGGGCCCCCTGGCGCAGCTACGCGACGCTGCACCTGTGGCGCGCCCGGTAG
- a CDS encoding aspartate ammonia-lyase yields the protein MRVEHDSLGEMPIPADAYWGIHTARALTNFPITRRALSNHPNLVIALAMVKQAAARANKELGVLRPERADLIDQVCQEIIEGDLHDQFVLGVLQGGAGTSTNMCANEIIANRCLELMGLPKGDYDSFHPIDHVNRSQSTNDVYPTAIKLAMVFSLRSLLDEHRLLIESFTAKGQEFASILKVGRTQLQDAVPMTLGQEFRGFATTLGEDQERLGEIIPWLNEINMGATAIGTGITADPRYAESVRRHLSEISGYTMVTAPDLIEATSDTGVFMTVSGTLKRAAVKLSKICNDLRLLSSGPQAGFGEISLPHRQAGSSIMPGKVNPVIPEVVNQVAFSIIGADATVTAAAEGGQLQLNAFEPVIASSILQSLAWMTNACRTLRLNCVDGITANKERLSSMVESSVGVVTALTPYIGYQRSAALAYEALSSDVPVRQLVIERGLMTEAEIAKVLSPERLSGVVPATGAIALPMVPPED from the coding sequence ATGCGCGTCGAGCACGACTCTCTCGGCGAGATGCCGATTCCCGCTGACGCGTACTGGGGCATCCACACTGCCCGGGCTCTCACGAACTTCCCCATCACGCGCCGAGCGCTCTCCAACCACCCCAACCTCGTCATCGCCCTCGCGATGGTCAAGCAGGCGGCGGCGCGCGCGAACAAGGAGCTCGGTGTTCTGAGGCCCGAGCGCGCCGACCTCATCGACCAGGTGTGCCAGGAGATCATCGAGGGCGACCTCCACGACCAGTTCGTGCTCGGCGTGCTGCAGGGCGGGGCGGGCACGAGCACCAACATGTGCGCGAACGAGATCATCGCCAACCGGTGCCTCGAGCTCATGGGGCTGCCGAAGGGCGACTACGACAGCTTCCACCCGATCGACCACGTCAACCGCAGCCAGTCGACGAACGACGTCTACCCGACGGCGATCAAGCTCGCCATGGTGTTCAGCCTGCGCAGCCTGCTCGACGAGCACCGGCTGCTCATCGAGTCCTTCACGGCCAAGGGGCAGGAGTTCGCCTCGATCCTCAAGGTCGGCCGCACGCAGCTCCAGGACGCCGTGCCCATGACCCTGGGGCAGGAGTTCCGGGGCTTCGCGACGACCCTCGGCGAAGATCAGGAGCGGCTCGGCGAGATCATCCCCTGGCTCAACGAGATCAACATGGGTGCCACGGCCATCGGCACGGGCATCACGGCCGACCCGCGCTACGCCGAGTCGGTTCGGCGTCACCTGAGCGAGATCAGCGGCTACACGATGGTCACGGCGCCGGACCTCATCGAGGCCACGAGCGACACGGGCGTCTTCATGACCGTGTCGGGCACGCTCAAGCGCGCCGCGGTGAAGCTCTCGAAGATCTGCAACGACCTGCGCCTGCTCTCGAGCGGGCCCCAGGCGGGCTTCGGTGAGATCTCGCTGCCGCACCGCCAGGCGGGCTCGTCGATCATGCCGGGCAAGGTCAACCCGGTCATCCCCGAGGTCGTCAACCAGGTCGCGTTCTCGATCATCGGCGCCGACGCGACCGTGACCGCGGCGGCGGAGGGCGGGCAGCTGCAGCTCAACGCCTTCGAGCCGGTCATCGCCTCGAGCATCCTGCAGTCGCTCGCCTGGATGACGAACGCGTGCCGCACGCTGCGTCTCAACTGCGTGGACGGCATCACGGCGAACAAGGAGAGGCTCTCGAGCATGGTCGAGTCGAGCGTCGGGGTCGTCACCGCTCTCACGCCGTACATCGGCTACCAGCGCTCGGCGGCACTCGCGTACGAGGCGCTCAGCTCCGACGTGCCGGTGCGGCAGCTCGTCATCGAGCGCGGGCTCATGACCGAGGCCGAGATCGCGAAGGTCCTGTCGCCCGAACGGCTCAGCGGCGTCGTGCCGGCGACGGGCGCGATCGCGCTGCCCATGGTGCCTCCCGAAGACTGA
- a CDS encoding nucleoside deaminase: protein MPTTDPLARALDLAARNVAAGGGPFGAVIVLPDGSMVDGVNRVTLDNDPTAHAEVVAIRAASARLGTFDLSGCTLYSSCEPCPMCGAAALWARLDTVVFAADRHDAAAAGFDDSAFYALFEQPGGEWPTVLRHEASPERLAPFEAWARFAERTEY, encoded by the coding sequence GTGCCGACAACTGATCCCCTCGCCCGCGCCCTCGACCTCGCCGCGCGCAACGTCGCCGCCGGTGGGGGCCCCTTCGGGGCCGTCATCGTGCTGCCCGACGGCAGCATGGTCGACGGCGTCAACCGCGTGACGCTCGACAACGACCCGACCGCGCACGCCGAGGTGGTCGCGATCCGGGCGGCCTCGGCACGCCTGGGCACCTTCGATCTGAGCGGATGCACGCTCTACAGCTCGTGCGAACCGTGCCCCATGTGCGGCGCCGCCGCCCTGTGGGCCCGACTCGACACGGTCGTCTTCGCCGCCGACCGGCACGATGCCGCCGCCGCGGGCTTCGACGACTCCGCGTTCTACGCTCTCTTCGAGCAGCCCGGCGGCGAGTGGCCGACCGTGCTGCGGCACGAGGCCTCCCCCGAGCGGCTCGCGCCGTTCGAGGCCTGGGCGCGGTTCGCGGAGCGCACCGAGTACTGA
- the cydC gene encoding thiol reductant ABC exporter subunit CydC produces the protein MSVTVREGARATRDRRRPVLRAAMPARASLLAALALGVLAAGSAVALLATSSWLIARAAEQPPILFLGFAIVGVRAFALGRAVFRYLERTVAHDGAFRSLASLRVAIFRRLLPLAPDGVRGVRRGDLLTTLVRDVDTLQDLPLRVAQPLVSGGVVAGLAVVGVVWLSPVAAAVLALGLVVTIAAALGILHLLSRAADARIAPLRARLADAVLEYVTRWEVLNAFGAAEERRASILFLDGALRRAQTRQSAAAGSVAALFTLGAGATALATLVSVEPVLSGGALSGPQFALLVLVPLAVLEVAAALPLAMTAWWRVRASADRIVAAVPEIVPSEIPRAPAEPAAPPLTATPLTLRAVTARWPGQSAPAMAPLDLELGPGDRVVVEGPSGAGKSTLAHVLVRFLDHEGEYLLGGVDVRRLDPDEVRRHVVLCEQAPHLFDTSIRQNLLFARDTASDDELLDVLDRVGLGDWCRERGGLDAAVGERGRLVSGGEAQRIALARALLSSAPVLVVDEPTANVDPALAESLLLELVSAIGDDRAVVIISHTPVPDRLVTRRVRVTATR, from the coding sequence ATGAGCGTGACAGTTCGCGAGGGTGCGCGCGCGACCCGCGACCGCCGCCGGCCCGTGCTGCGCGCCGCGATGCCCGCGCGGGCGAGCCTGCTCGCCGCGCTCGCGCTCGGAGTGCTCGCCGCGGGTTCCGCGGTCGCCCTGCTCGCGACCTCGTCGTGGCTCATCGCGCGCGCCGCCGAGCAGCCGCCCATCCTCTTCCTCGGCTTCGCGATCGTGGGCGTACGCGCCTTCGCGCTCGGCCGCGCGGTGTTCCGCTATCTCGAGCGCACCGTGGCGCACGACGGCGCCTTCCGATCGCTCGCGTCGTTGCGGGTCGCGATCTTCCGGCGGCTGCTGCCACTCGCCCCCGACGGGGTGCGCGGCGTGCGGCGCGGTGACCTGCTCACCACGCTCGTGCGCGACGTCGACACCCTGCAAGATCTGCCGCTGCGCGTCGCGCAGCCGCTCGTGAGCGGCGGCGTCGTGGCCGGGCTCGCCGTCGTGGGGGTCGTGTGGCTCTCGCCCGTGGCGGCGGCCGTGCTCGCGCTCGGCCTCGTGGTGACGATCGCCGCCGCGCTCGGCATACTGCACCTGCTGAGCCGTGCCGCTGACGCCCGCATCGCACCGTTGCGCGCGCGCCTCGCGGACGCCGTGCTCGAGTACGTCACGCGCTGGGAGGTGCTGAACGCCTTCGGTGCTGCCGAGGAGCGACGGGCGAGCATCCTGTTCCTCGATGGCGCGCTGCGGCGCGCGCAGACGCGTCAGTCGGCCGCCGCGGGGAGCGTCGCCGCGCTCTTCACGCTCGGCGCGGGGGCCACGGCGCTCGCCACCCTCGTCTCGGTGGAGCCCGTGCTAAGCGGCGGAGCCCTCAGCGGGCCGCAGTTCGCGCTGCTCGTGCTCGTGCCGCTCGCCGTGCTCGAGGTGGCGGCGGCACTTCCCCTCGCCATGACCGCGTGGTGGCGCGTGCGAGCGAGCGCCGACCGCATCGTCGCCGCCGTGCCCGAGATCGTGCCGAGCGAGATTCCGCGCGCGCCCGCCGAGCCCGCCGCGCCGCCGCTGACGGCCACGCCGCTCACCCTGCGCGCCGTGACGGCGCGCTGGCCGGGGCAGTCCGCCCCTGCGATGGCACCACTCGACCTCGAGCTCGGGCCCGGCGACCGCGTCGTCGTCGAAGGGCCGAGCGGAGCCGGCAAGTCGACGCTCGCGCACGTGCTCGTGCGGTTCCTCGACCACGAGGGCGAGTACCTCCTGGGCGGCGTCGACGTGCGCAGACTCGACCCGGACGAGGTGCGCCGCCACGTCGTGCTGTGCGAGCAGGCGCCGCACCTGTTCGACACGAGCATCCGCCAGAACCTGCTCTTCGCCCGCGACACGGCGAGCGATGACGAACTGCTCGACGTGCTCGACCGGGTCGGCCTCGGCGACTGGTGCCGCGAGCGCGGCGGGCTCGACGCCGCGGTCGGCGAGCGCGGCAGGCTCGTCTCCGGCGGTGAGGCCCAGCGCATCGCTCTCGCTCGCGCGCTGCTCTCGTCGGCTCCGGTGCTCGTCGTCGACGAGCCGACCGCGAACGTCGACCCCGCGCTGGCTGAGTCGCTGCTGCTCGAGCTCGTGAGCGCGATCGGCGACGACCGCGCGGTCGTCATCATCTCGCACACCCCCGTGCCCGATCGGCTCGTGACCCGGCGCGTGCGCGTCACCGCCACGCGCTAG